The sequence below is a genomic window from Streptosporangium lutulentum.
GTGCCGGTCAGGTGGCCCACGATCCGGCCGCCGTCGTCGGCGACCAGCATCAGGCGGTCCGGGTCGCTCAGAGCCTTCGAGAACCGGGTCAGGCCGTGCTCCGCGGGCCAGTTCAGATTCAAGGTGAGGTCGTGGGTTCCGGCGTCCTCCGCGAACAGCGCGGAGGAGCAGGCCACGATCCCATTGAGGTCCGCAACGGTGGCAGGCCGGACGACAACGCCGTTCTCGCTCATGATCAGGACGCTATCGGCCGCCACCGACATTAGACGCGATCTGCTACCACGGCCTGCGGAAACATGACCATTCCATGCTGGATCGACAAGGTCACCGCCAGGTCTAGTCCCAGACGTCGGACCAGGTCTGGCCCTCGGGGGTGTCGGCGACCTTCACGCCGAGGGCGGCCAGATCGCCGCGGAGACGGTCGGCGGTGGGCCAGTCTCCGGCCTCGCGCGCCCGCCCGCGCTGCTCCAGCAGTTCGGCGGCGCCCGCGGGAAGGCTCCTCGATCTGCCGATGTCGAGGGAGAGGTCCAGACCGAGGATCTGGTCGAGGTGAAGGAAGGACTCAAGCCGGGATCCGGGGGCGACCGAGTCGTCGCGTTCCAGCTCGCGGAGGAGGCGCAGGGCGAGGGGGGTGTCGAGGTCGTCGTCGAAGGCGGCCTCGATCCCGGAGATCCGGTCGGCGGGCATCGGGCGGCTCGGGAACTCCGACCACTCGGCGACGCGGGAACGCCAGCGCCGCAGGGTCTTGTCGGCGGCCCGGAGGGTGTCCCAGGTGAGGTTCATCTGCTGGCGGTAGCGATGTTCCATGAACGCCAGCCGTACGGCCAGCGGATCCAGGCCCGCGTCGGTCACGTCCCGGAGCAGGACCACGTTGCCGGTGGACTTGGACATCTTGCGCCCGTCGAAGAGCAGGTGCTCGCCGTGGACCCAGTGCCTCACCACCTCGTGCCCGGTGACGGCGTCGGACTGGGCGCGCTCGTCCTCGTGGTGCGGGAAGCGCAGGTCGATCCCGCCGGTGTGCAGGTCGATGTGCTCACCGAGGAACCGCAGCGCCATCGCCGAGCACTCGATGTGCCAGCCGGGGAAGCCCCGGCCCCACGGGGTGTCCCAGGTCAGCTCCCGGTCCGAGGGCTTCCACAGGGCCCAGTCGGCGTGGAACCGCTTGCGGGGGTCGACGCCTTCGACGCGGTGGCCGGGCTTCAGCCGGTCGAGCCGGTTGCCCGAGATCTCGCCGTAGGTCGGGAAGGAGGCCGCGTCGAAGAAGACCGACCCGTCGGGGACCGTGTAGGCGTGTCCCTTCTGGATCAGCCTGGCGATCAGCGCGATCGTCGAGTCCATCGTCTCGCTGGCCCTGGGGGAGTGCTCGGGCGGGCGCATGTTGAGCGCGGCCGCGTCCGCGAGGAAGGCGTCCTCGTAGAACCGGGCGATCTCCAGCGCGGTCCGGCCCTCAGCCCGCGCCTGGGCCAGGACCTTGTCCTCGCCGGCCGGGTCGATCTCGTTGTCGTCCACCAGGTGACCGACGTCGGTGATGTTGCGGCAGACGACCACCCGGACCCGTTGCCGCTCGCTGACCCGTCTGATCAGGTCCGACAGCAGGTACGAGCGGAGGTTGCCCACGTGGGCGTACCTGTAGACGGTCGGGCCGCAGGTGTACATCCGCAGTGACCGGGTCCCCTCGGGGACGATCTGTCGAACCTGGCGATTCCGCGTGTCATACAGGCGCAGCATGTCCCGAGCCTATTCTCCTCGGGCGGTCCTTTTCGGGTGCCGCCCTCCGGTTCTCCTCAGGTGGTTCTCCGCGCGGGTGCCTTCCCTCGTCAGGCGGGTCCCTCCAGGAAGACCAGGATCTCCCGGTCGCCGCGATCGCGAAGGCGGGTGATGACCTCCTCGCGGGTGCAGCCGTCGGACAGGCCGATGCGGGCGCCGATCAGGCGGATGCCCTCGGCCTCCGAGGCGACCGGGGCGGTGTAGCCGATCAGGTGCAGGGCCCGGTTCAGGGCGGGAAGGGCGGGGGACGCGGCGGGAAGGTAGCGGGTCAGCAGCTCGCCGCCGTCGGACACCGTCAGGAAGACGTGGTCGCCCTCCGCGGCGTTGGCGGCGATCAGGACCGGGCGGATGGAACCCATGGTCGGCTGGTTGTGCCAGCTGATCACCACGTCCCCGGAGGGGGTGGAGGCGGTCAGCTGCCCGCCGGGGGCCATGCCGAGGTGCGCCGCGAAGCCGGTCGGCAGGGGAGAGCCCGAGCCGCGCAGGTGCTCGGCGTTGACGTCCACCCGGTGCCACCAGCGCCCGTCGCGGCTGCGGAAGCAGCGGCGGGTCGAGGAGACGTCGCGGCGCGGGTGGTAGTCGGCCTGTTCGGCGCCGGCCACCCGGATCCACCCGCGCTGGGTGCGTTCGAAGCCGGGCCCGCCCGCGTAGGCGCGGACCGAGCTCTCGCTCACGTCGTAGCGGGCGGTCAGGTTTGTGACGATCGTGTTGACCGACGCCTCGCCGCTGGACCGCTCGATCTCCCGGACGATCATCTCCCGGATGCCCAGATACTGCTCGCCGCCCCAGCGGGACAGCCCGTACTTGTTCCGGTCGACCCGCAGGAACCGGTCGTCGGCGGTGAGCTGGTTGCGGATGCCGACGAGGCTGTAGTCCTCGCCGATGCGCTCCTGGATCTCCTCGGGCGTCAGCGGGTTCCCGGCCACCGCGAGCACGGCCTGGGCCTTGTCGTTGACGCTGCGCGGCCACGGCACCACGTGGTCCTCCAGCACCCTCAGCTGGGGTACGGCGATCAGCCACCGCTCGGCCACGTCCTCGCGGATGCCGAGCTGGCTGACCATCGTGACGGCCTCGTCCAGGGGGCGCGGCCCGTCGGTGAACAACTGCCGGGTCTTCTCCCTGAGCTCGTCGGCGCCGCCGGCGACCAGCCAGCCGTCCACCTGGTCGTAGCCGCTCAGCAGGGTCCGCACGAACCGCCAGGAGGGGATGCCCAGGGTGGCCAGCTCGGCGCGGTGCCACGGCACCGCGGCGGCCAGGTCGTCGGCCGGTACGGCGGAGCCCAACCGGCCCCGCAGCCAGGAGACGTGGGCGATCAGCGGTGCCGCGTCCTCACTGCCCAGCCAGACCTCGACGTGGTCGCGCAGGTCGCGCTCGATCTGCCGGATGCGTTCCCTGGTCACCGAGAACCGCTGGGCCAGGTCGTCGAGTGTGGCCCGCTGGGAGGCGTAGAGCCGGTCCCTGGCGATGGCCCGCTGCCGTTCGTCCAACGTGGCGAAGAGCTCGTCGATCAGCTCGGGCAACGGCCGGTCGGGACGGGAGGGACGCACCGTGGCGACGCTCTCCTCGGTGACCGGTTCAAGGAGTCGTTCCAGCACGTCGGTGAACAGTTTGTGCACCGTCTCGCGGCCGAGCCCCTCGGGCGTGCGGACGCTCGAAGCGGGGTCGGCGAACCTGAGTACGGGCAGGACGTCACCGAGCATCAGATATCCCCAGCACGTCAGGGCAAGGTCTGTCAGGCGTCCGGCGACCTCGGAGGTCCCGATGGTGGTGCAGGCCCGGTCGAGTGGAAGCGCCTGCCACCACGCCTCGGGGAGACGGGGGTCGGTTGCGATCGGCGCTACCTGGCCGGGAGAGGTCCAGCGCAGGGGTGGCGCGATGTCGCTCAGGCTGAGGTTCATTGAGGTCCAACCGGCAAAGGGGAATATATCCGCAGTTCAGAGTATGTGATCAGGTGGGAAGGAAGGGACTGGCTCGCCCGGAGTGGGACACGTAAAGCAGTTCTCTGGCCCGGGTGCAGGCCACGTAGAGCAGGCCGCGCTCGCGCTGGAGGTCGTGTGCCCTGGCCGCCGGGTCCTCCCGGACGGGGGTGAGCGCGTCGGGGTCGGGCACGATCCCGTCGGTCACGCCGATCACGGCGACACGCCGGAACTCCAGCCCCTTCATACCGTGCAACGTCGTCACCCGTACTCCCAGCTCGCGAAGAGCGGCTCGGGCATTGCGCACGAGGCCGGCCGTCCTGGCGGCGACCGCGATCTCCTGGGGCGGTACGCCTTCCCGCACCCACTGTCCCACTTGTGTGATCAGACCTGTCAGCTCGCCCTCCGGTGAGTCGTAGGCGCGGACCATCGGACGAGGCCCGTGCCGTGTGGCGCGCAAACCGTACAGCTCCTGCACTCCGCTCACGAGCCCGTCGGCGGGCCCGCCTCCGCGTAGTCGTACCCCCCAGGACAGGATCTCCTGCGGAAGCCGGTATGACACTTGAAGTCGTTGCTGAATCGCGTCGATCCCGACCGCGCCCAGGGAGACCCGCGTGTCGAAGATGCGCTGGTGCGGGTCGCCCACGATGAACAGGTCGTCGCGGGCGTGCGGCACCGCCGCGCGGAGCAGCCGCCACTGCGCGGGGTGCAGGTCCTGCGCCTCGTCCACCACGATGTGCCGGTACGGCTCCCGCTTCGGCTCCGTCTCCTCAAGGAGGTCCCCGGTCGTCTGACCGAGCAGCACGGACGCCTCCGAGGCCAGCTGGAGCAGGGTCCGCTTGCCGCGCTCCCGCAACTGCTCGGTGACGTGATCGATGGCTCGCCAGACGGCGGTCCGCTCCTCGTCCGTGAGCCCGACGCTGCGACCGGGGCGGGGCGCGCTCAGATACTCCTCCAGGGTCTGGAGGTTCTGCGCCAGCACCACCTGTTCCCACTCCCGCAGCAGGAACGCCGGGCTGTGGCCGGTCCCGGTCTCCTCCCAGAGCGCGACCAGTTCCGTGGCGCCGACCAGGGAGGGCGGCCGTCCCTCGGCCTCCGAGACGATGCGGTGGGCCAGCCGGTCCACGTTGCCGACCTCGACCCGTTTGCGTGTCACCTCGTCCTCGATCAGCAGGTCGAGCCTGGCGGCGAGTTCGGCGCTCAGCTTCTGGGAGAAGGTGACCAGCAGGATCTGCCCGGTGCCGCGCCTGGCGAGGTGGGCGGACCTGTGCAGGGCGACGAGCGTCTTGCCGGTGCCCGCGCCGCCGGTGACCAGGGTCGGCTGCCGGTAGGACTCCCAGTAGGCCATCCGGTGCTGCGGCGGGTGCAGGAACACGCACCAGTCCGGCGCGTCGAGCACCCGGTTCAGCTCGCGAGGGGAGTCGGTGAAGACGGCGCGATCCGGGCTGCGCCGCAGAGCGGCGCCGAAGTCCTCAAGGTTGATCGGCTCCGGGTCCGGGGCGAGGGCGCGGCAGTTCTCCAGCTCCCGCCAGGCCCCGGTCATCGACTCGCCCCTGGCCAGCGCGGCCAGCGGTTCGTACTGCGTCGGAGGCAGCAACGGCTCCAGAGCCTCCAGGGTGAGCTGGTCGGTGATCTGTCTCACCAGCGGCAGGAACCTGTTGTCGACGCCGAGCTCGGCCAGGTCGGTGTCGCAGATGTCCGCGAACAGGCGCGTCGGGGAGGCCTCGGCCGACCTGCGGATCGCGGGCCGTACCCGGTCCAGCGCCACGGCGTCCCACATCTCGACCACGCCCAGCGCGGTGTTGACCCCGAACCGGTGGCGCTGGGCGTAGGCCCACGCCTCGGCGTCGGGAAGCACGGTCAGCAGCCAGTAGACGTCTCGCTGCTTGACCACGACGCCCCGGTGGCGGTCGGCCAGCCTCAGCGTGGCGACCCGGGGGTCCCTGGCCCCTCTGACCCGCTCCGGGTACGGCGCGCCCGCCACGTTCTGCAGGAAACGCCGCGCCGCGACCACGACGTCCCGGCGCACGGGCTGGGCCAGGGCGCTGAGCTCTACGGGGAACTCCGGGGAGATCGCGAGACGGGGCATGGGCTAGGCCAGCAGGGACAGTAGATCGCGGTCCCCGCGTTCTCGTAGCCGGACGAGAAGATCGGGCATTCCCACGGGGCCCGTCATGCCGACCCGGGTGGCGATGACCCGGCAGGCCTGCTCGCGGGTGCCGCCCGCCGCGGTGTAGCCGACCAGCCGCAACGCGTGCGCGATCGGGTCCGCGTCCTTGGCCGCGGCCGGCAGGTGCCTGGCCCGCAGGACCCCCTCGTCGGACAGCGTCAGGAACAGGTGGCTTCCCTCCTTGGCGCCCACATCCGCGAGGAGCGTCTTGAGCGATTCCAGGACGGGCCTGTCCTGCCAGTTCAGGGTGAGCTCGCCCACCGTGCTGTTGACCGTGTGGCCGACGCCGGGCGTCATCCCGAGATAGGCGGCGAATCCGCTGGGCAGCGGGTATTCGGCGCCGTGGAGATGCTCGGGCGTGACGTCGATCCTGAGCCACCACCGGCCGTCCGGCTGCCGGAAGCAGAGCCGGGTCAGCGAGACGTCCTTGAGCGGGCGAAACGGCTCCTTGGCCGGCCGCTTCTCCGTCTCCCCGGGGCCGGGCTCCTCAGGCGGTCCGGGCGGGGGCTGCTCGGCCGCTCCGCCCGGGGGACGCCCGGCCTGGCCGTTGCCGTTCACCGGGCGCCTGGCCGCCTTGGCCGGGGGCCGTTCGGCCGGCTGGTCCGCCGCGGGGCCGTCCGGCCCGGCCGCGGGCTTTCCCGAGGCCGTGGCCGGAGCGGACGCGCCGTTCTGACGCTGCGGCGGCCGCTCGCCGGCGCCGAGGATCCGGAGCTGGGGGACGTTCTCCAGCCACTCCTTGGACACCTCGGGGTGAATGCCCAGGGAGGAGACCATGTCGAGGGCCTTGTTGATGGTCAGCGGGGACTTGGCGCTACTGATCATGCTGCGGGTGCGGTGGCGCAGCTCCGCGATGTCACCCTCCACGAGCCACTCGTCGACCAGGTGGTAGTCCGGGAGGGTGGCCAGGACGAACTGCCAGGCCGGTACGTCGAGGGAGTGGAGATCACGGCCGTGCCAGTCGGCCGCGTTGATCAGCCGCTCCCTGGGGGCGGCCTTGCCGATGATCTTCTTGACCGCGTCCAGATGGTCCCGGTAGGGCGCGGCCTCGTCCGAGGCGAGCCACTCCTTGAGCTGCCTGCGCAGGTCGATCTCCAGGTCCTGGATGACCTCGACCGGCACGGCGAAGAGATTGGCCAGCGCCTCCGGGGCCGCCGGGGCATCGCTGAACAGCCGGTTCTGCGCGACGGCCCAGCGCTTGTCCTCGACGTTCGCGAAGACGCCGTCCAGCAGCGCGTGAAGATTCTCCTCGGACCGGCTCTCGGCGGGCCACCGGGCCTTCGGCACATCCCCCGCCGAGACCGCGTCCGGCTTGGGCTCCCGCTCTCGCGACGGCTGGGAGGCGTCGGCCGGTTCCGGCTCCGGCGCGTCGAAGGACTCGGCCTCCGGCTCGGGTTCGGCGGTGGCCGGGGCGGGGTCGGCCTCGGGCGCCGAGGCGGCTTCAAGAACGGGCGAGGCTTCGAGGGCGGGCGGGGCCTCGAGAGCCGGCGCGGGCACGGCCTCGGGCTCCGGGGCGGCTTCGGGTTCGGGCTCGGGCACGGCGGGGCTCGCCGTGGTCGCGGGGACCGGCGCGAGCTCGGCCACGTCTCCGGCGACGAGCGCGGGGGCGACCTCCGGCGGGGCGATCTCGCGGTGCTCCGCGACGGCCTCCACCGGCGCGGGACCGGCGTCGGCGTCCGGCGTCTCCGGCTCTCGCGCGGGCGCGCTCTCGTGGAGTTCCGCGCCGGTCTCCGGCGTCACGTCGCGGGCCGCACGGGCTTCGAAGAACGACCCCTCCGGCTCCGGGATCTCGAGGTCCCGGCCGGAGGTGACGGCGGGCACCGGCGACGCGGGGGCAGGGGTGACCAGGCGGGCGAAGGCCGCCGTGAACAGGGCGTTCAGGAGGGGGATCGGCTGGATGAAGGGCTGGTCGCGCAGGTCGTGGCCGGTCAGGGCGAGCAGGCCCGGCCAGGAGCCGGTGCGGTCGAGGGCGATGGCCGTGCAGGGCTCGTCGGCCTCTTCGGGGTCCAGGACGTGCAGGGCGGGAAGGACGTCGCCCACCGCGGCCGCCGGCCAGTGTCGCAGGGCGATCCCGGCGAGGATCTCGGCAAGCCTCTCGGGGCCCAGCACGTCGAGCACCCGGGACATCGGCAGGCTCCGCCACCAGGCGTCCGGGAGATCCGGCTGGTCACGTAGAAGTGGGATCGTGGCCGCGTCGCTCCAGCGTAGCGGCGGCACGAGGTCACTCAGACTGAAGTTCATCCGTTCCCTTCACCAGCCCCTCAAGCCGCCCGAGTCACTCCACATCGTCGAGGAACGAGACTCATGGAACAGACCATAGTCTGGCAAATCGCCCCGGCGCATCGGGTCCGCTCAGCGGCGCACGGCCGCGAACCGGAGCCGTACGTAGTCAGCCATCCAACCGGTCTCCCGCCGCAGGGCGGGGGCGGCCAGTTCGTTCACCCGGCGAAGGAGCGGTTCGACCAGGTCGGCGGGCACATCACGCAGCAGCGACCCGGCGAACATCCGCACCCAGTCCGCCGCTCCGTTGGGGCACTCGTCGAGCGGGGTCGGCCGGTCGAAGTACTCCAGCAGCCGGACGGTGAACCCGCCCTTCTCCAGCCGCGTGGCGTACTCGGCGGGGGTGGGGAAGTACCAGGGCAGGCCGGGCTCGCGGAGCCCGTGTTCCCGCCACGCGGTGAACAGCGCCGCCATCAGCGCCGCGCAGTTGCCCGCGCCGCCCATCTCGGCCACGAACCGCCCGCCGGGGGTCAGCGCGTCGCGTACGCTGGCGATCACCGCGTCCGGCTCCCGGCCCATCCAGTGCAGGGCCGCGTTGGAGAAGACCGCGTCGTACGGCTGGGCGACCGTGAAGTCGCTGCCGTCGCCGACGATGAAGTCCAGGCCCGGATACTGCGACAGGGCTTTTTCGATCATCGCCTGGGATCCGTCGATCCCCAGGACGCGAGCGCCCCGGGAGGTGATCTCGGCCGTCAGTACCCCGGTACCGCAGCCGAGATCCACGATGCGCTCCCCGGGCTGGGGGTCGAGCAGTTCGACCAGGGGAGCGCCATGCGCTGAAACATAACCAAAGCTGCTGTCATAGGCGCGAGCGTTCCACCTCATCGTGCTCGGGGTGTCGTATCGCAAGACGATCAGCTCACATTCTGAGACAACAGGGCCTCTTATCGTTACTCTCCAGACACTTTAGAGCCTCAGAGAAGTCGCGACATATCAGTCCCTTCAGCCACAGGCTTATCCGACCTTTTTCGCCCACTCGCGCTGGACGTACGCCTTGGCGGTGTCGGTCTCGGGAATGGTGAGGATCACGGGCTTGGCGGACGTGGCGGGAAGCTTGGCCGCGAGCTCGGAGTCCAGGGTGCCGCGCATCTGGAGGGCCTCCATCCTGGCGGGACGGGCATAGCCCTTGAGGAAAAGGTTCTGGCCCCTGTCGGAGAAGAGGAACTCCTGCCACAGCCGGGCGGCGGCCGGGTGCGGGGCCTTCTTGTTGATGGCCTGGACGTAGTACGAACCGAGCACGGCGTCGCCCGGGATCGTGACCTTCCACTCGCCGTTCTCGGCGGCCCGCTCGGAGTTCTGGT
It includes:
- a CDS encoding class I SAM-dependent methyltransferase produces the protein MRYDTPSTMRWNARAYDSSFGYVSAHGAPLVELLDPQPGERIVDLGCGTGVLTAEITSRGARVLGIDGSQAMIEKALSQYPGLDFIVGDGSDFTVAQPYDAVFSNAALHWMGREPDAVIASVRDALTPGGRFVAEMGGAGNCAALMAALFTAWREHGLREPGLPWYFPTPAEYATRLEKGGFTVRLLEYFDRPTPLDECPNGAADWVRMFAGSLLRDVPADLVEPLLRRVNELAAPALRRETGWMADYVRLRFAAVRR
- a CDS encoding UvrD-helicase domain-containing protein is translated as MPRLAISPEFPVELSALAQPVRRDVVVAARRFLQNVAGAPYPERVRGARDPRVATLRLADRHRGVVVKQRDVYWLLTVLPDAEAWAYAQRHRFGVNTALGVVEMWDAVALDRVRPAIRRSAEASPTRLFADICDTDLAELGVDNRFLPLVRQITDQLTLEALEPLLPPTQYEPLAALARGESMTGAWRELENCRALAPDPEPINLEDFGAALRRSPDRAVFTDSPRELNRVLDAPDWCVFLHPPQHRMAYWESYRQPTLVTGGAGTGKTLVALHRSAHLARRGTGQILLVTFSQKLSAELAARLDLLIEDEVTRKRVEVGNVDRLAHRIVSEAEGRPPSLVGATELVALWEETGTGHSPAFLLREWEQVVLAQNLQTLEEYLSAPRPGRSVGLTDEERTAVWRAIDHVTEQLRERGKRTLLQLASEASVLLGQTTGDLLEETEPKREPYRHIVVDEAQDLHPAQWRLLRAAVPHARDDLFIVGDPHQRIFDTRVSLGAVGIDAIQQRLQVSYRLPQEILSWGVRLRGGGPADGLVSGVQELYGLRATRHGPRPMVRAYDSPEGELTGLITQVGQWVREGVPPQEIAVAARTAGLVRNARAALRELGVRVTTLHGMKGLEFRRVAVIGVTDGIVPDPDALTPVREDPAARAHDLQRERGLLYVACTRARELLYVSHSGRASPFLPT
- the cysS gene encoding cysteine--tRNA ligase — translated: MLRLYDTRNRQVRQIVPEGTRSLRMYTCGPTVYRYAHVGNLRSYLLSDLIRRVSERQRVRVVVCRNITDVGHLVDDNEIDPAGEDKVLAQARAEGRTALEIARFYEDAFLADAAALNMRPPEHSPRASETMDSTIALIARLIQKGHAYTVPDGSVFFDAASFPTYGEISGNRLDRLKPGHRVEGVDPRKRFHADWALWKPSDRELTWDTPWGRGFPGWHIECSAMALRFLGEHIDLHTGGIDLRFPHHEDERAQSDAVTGHEVVRHWVHGEHLLFDGRKMSKSTGNVVLLRDVTDAGLDPLAVRLAFMEHRYRQQMNLTWDTLRAADKTLRRWRSRVAEWSEFPSRPMPADRISGIEAAFDDDLDTPLALRLLRELERDDSVAPGSRLESFLHLDQILGLDLSLDIGRSRSLPAGAAELLEQRGRAREAGDWPTADRLRGDLAALGVKVADTPEGQTWSDVWD
- a CDS encoding sigma factor-like helix-turn-helix DNA-binding protein — translated: MNLSLSDIAPPLRWTSPGQVAPIATDPRLPEAWWQALPLDRACTTIGTSEVAGRLTDLALTCWGYLMLGDVLPVLRFADPASSVRTPEGLGRETVHKLFTDVLERLLEPVTEESVATVRPSRPDRPLPELIDELFATLDERQRAIARDRLYASQRATLDDLAQRFSVTRERIRQIERDLRDHVEVWLGSEDAAPLIAHVSWLRGRLGSAVPADDLAAAVPWHRAELATLGIPSWRFVRTLLSGYDQVDGWLVAGGADELREKTRQLFTDGPRPLDEAVTMVSQLGIREDVAERWLIAVPQLRVLEDHVVPWPRSVNDKAQAVLAVAGNPLTPEEIQERIGEDYSLVGIRNQLTADDRFLRVDRNKYGLSRWGGEQYLGIREMIVREIERSSGEASVNTIVTNLTARYDVSESSVRAYAGGPGFERTQRGWIRVAGAEQADYHPRRDVSSTRRCFRSRDGRWWHRVDVNAEHLRGSGSPLPTGFAAHLGMAPGGQLTASTPSGDVVISWHNQPTMGSIRPVLIAANAAEGDHVFLTVSDGGELLTRYLPAASPALPALNRALHLIGYTAPVASEAEGIRLIGARIGLSDGCTREEVITRLRDRGDREILVFLEGPA